The genomic window CAGCGGCGGGGCGGTAAAGGAAAGACAGCCATGGGAATAAAAGATGAAGATTTCGTCAAACATCTCTTTGTAGCCTCCACTCACCATACATTTCTTTTTTTTACAAATCTGGGTAAGGTTTACTGGCGCAAAGTATATGATATCCCTCAGGCAGGTCGTTTGAGCCGCGGCAAGGCAATCGTTAATTTTCTTAACTTCGCAAAGGATGAAAAGCTTGCAACAGTGCTTGACGTACCGTCATTTGAACCAGGTTATCATATTATTAAGGCCACAAAAAAAGGGCTTGTAAAAAAGACCGATCTTATGGCTTACAGCCGCCCCAGGGCAGGAGGTATCATAGCCTTGAAACTTGCCGCAGATGATGAGTTGATCGGAACACGGATAACAGATGGAACAATGAATGTGTTCTTGTGTTCTGCCATGGGCAAATCAATACGTTTTCACGAATCTGATGTTCGTTCAACAGGCCGAGTTGCAAGTGGTGTACGCGGACTGAGGCTGGCTCCTGGTGACCCTATAGTCGGCATGGAGGTTTTGAGCCATGGCCAAACCCTGTTTACCGCCACAGAAAACGGGTACGGAAAAAGAACATCGATTGATGAATATCCTGTTCAGAAACGCGGTGGCAAAGGTGTAATTACTATTAAAACAAGTGAGCGGAATGGGCTCGTAGTTGCAATGCTTCTTGTGGAAGAGGATGACGACCTTATGCTCATGACTAACAGCGGCAAGATTATACGCATACCTATAAAAGGGATTTCGATTATCAGTCGCAATACCCAGGGCGTAAAGCTTATAGATATTAATCCCGGAGAAAAGGTCGTGGGAGCTGCCGGGCTTGCTGAAAAGGAAGAGGAAAGGGTAATACAACTCAATGAATAATATAGATGTAAATTCCACAAAAATCGGTGTCGTGGGAAGCGGAAGCTGGGGAACGGCTTTGGCCGATCTTCTTGGCCGGAAAGGTTTTAATATTGATCTGTGGGTATTTGAAGCTGAAGTAATTAAGCAGATTAAGGAGTTAAAAGAAAACAGGCTGTTTCTTCCCGGTATTTCCCTTTCTTCAAACATATGCCCGTCAAACAATCTATCTCGTGTTGTATCGGGCAAAGACCTGGTAGTTATTGTTGTGCCGTCTCACTTTATGAGGGAAACATCACATAAAATTGCCGAATATGTTTCAAAGGATACTATTATAGTTTCCGCCTCAAAAGGGATTGAGAACAAAACCCATTTAACCATGTCCGGCGTGCTTAAAGAAACACTTCCGAAAATTCCTGAGAAGCATATTGCAGCCCTTTCCGGCCCCAGCTTTGCCCGTGAAGTTGCTTCAAACGTTCCGACCTTAGTCGCTGTAGCATCAAAGGACAAAAAGATAGCCTCCTTTGTGCAACATGTCTTTGCCACAGCTCTTTTTAGAGTATACACAAACAATGATATTATAGGAGTGGAATTAGGCGGTTCCGTCAAGAATGTAATTGCCATTGCCTCAGGAATGATCGATGGGCTCGGTTTTGGTCTGAATACCAGGGCCGCCCTTATTACCAGAGGTCTTACGGAAATCAGGCGCCTCGGCTTAAAGCTTGGGGCAAACCCACGCACATTCACCGGCCTGGCCGGTGTTGGAGACCTGATCCTGACCTGTACCGGCACGTTAAGCCGCAATTATACCGTCGGTAAACAGTTAGGCCAGGGAAAGAAGTTGCAGGATATCCTGTCTGAAATGCGCATGGTTGCCGAAGGAATTAAAACAGCTAAATCTGTTTACAACCTGTCTCGCAAGATCGGCGTTGAAATGCCGATTTCTCACGAGATCTACCATATACTTTATGATGATGCCTCTCCCAAAGGGGCGCTGGACAGGCTGATGGCTCGTGATCTTAAGCATGAGTTTGATGAATTATAGATATAAAAAATTGACCGGTATTTAACCAGATGCCAACTACTGACTCTCATAAAGGAACGGGACACAGGCAAAGGTTGCGGGACAAATTTCTTGCTTCAGGCCTGTCAGGGTTTCATGACTATGAGGTGATTGAACTTCTTCTAACCCTTGCCACTCCGCAAAAGGACTGCAAAGAAACCGCTAAAGCCGCTTTAAAAAGATTTAAGACTCTCCAGAAAGTACTTGAGGCATCTACTGCAGAGCTTTGCATGATTGATGGCATAGGCCCTAAAAATTTAATCGGGTTAAAACTGATAAAGGCTGTTGCCGACAGGTATCTGAAAAAGAAATTAATAGAAAAAAAACCTCTTAATAACTCAAAAGAATTATTTGAATATCTATACCACAGCATGAAGGGGAAAAGCAGGGAGAATTTTAAGGTAATTTTTTTAGATGCAAAAAACAATGTTGTTGCAATCGAAACACTCTTTCAAGGCACATTAACAGCCAGTTCTGTTTACCCAAGGGAGGTTGTCCAGGCAGCCCTGAATCAGCACGCTGCAGCGCTTATTTTTGCCCATAACCATCCTTCCGGGGATCCAGAACCATCCGCCGAAGACATCTCCATAACCAAGCAACTTGTTTTTGCATGTAAAACAATGGGGATAACCGTTCATGAACATTTGGTAATAGGAAACAACAACTATTTCAGCTTTGCGGACCAAGGACATATTGCCGGAATGAATCGTGAGTTTGAGAAAATAAATAAAGGAAAATGAAAGATAAAAAGAAGAAATGTCCATCCTGTTTTGGAATTATTGACATTGTTTTTCCAAAAACAGATGATGGCCTGAGAACCACCCCAGAGGCTTGTTTTGAGTGTCCCCATAAAACAGAATGCCTGAGGTCGGCCTTGAAGGAACTGGGGGGACTCAAGGTCCGTGAAGAGTTCGTAGACAGGGCATATGAGTCGGGCATGATAGGTTTTCTGGATAGATGGTCCCAAAAAAAGGTGTTAAGCCGCAAGATAAAGGAACAAAGCACAAAAACAGGAAAAGTTTGAGGTGAGCTAAAGCTGATGAATCGCTTTGCTCTATTTTTAAATTTTGAATTATGAGTTTTTAATTCAAAATTTAAAATCATTCAGAACCAGGAGTAAACAATGAAATCAATTAAAGAAATAGATATTATAAATAAGAGGGTTTTTATCAGGGTCGATTTTAATGTTCCCATAGATAGCCAGCAGAATATTATGGATGACACCAGGATTCGGGCTGTTCTTCCTACCTTAAGATATGCCCTGGACAATCAGGCAAAGCTGATTATAGCTTCACACATGGGCAGACCAAAAGGAAAGAAATCGCATGAACTAAGCCTTAAACCAATAGCCAAACGGTTGGGCAGACTGCTTGAAAAAGATGTGAAGATGGCAAACGATTGTATAGGTCCTGATGTAAAATCGCTTATATCAGCTATGAAAGCAGGCGACATTGTTCTTCTCGAAAACTTACGATTTCATCAAGAAGAACAGGAAAATAACGACGAGTTTGCCAAAGAGCTTGCATCGCTTTGCGATGTATATGTAAATAATGCTTTTGCAGTATCACACCGTGTCAACGCTTCTGTCGTAGCTATTACAAAATATGCGCCTGTCTCAGTTGCCGGCTTTCTGCTTCAAAAAGAAATCGGTTATTTTTCAAAGATAATGGCCAGTCCTCAACGCCCTCTTGTCGCAATCATCGGCGGCGCAAAAGTATCCGACAAGCTTATGGCATTAGATAACATGCTGGAGCACGTTGATAAGTTCATAATCGGCGGAGCCATGGCAAACACCTTTTTGAAAAGCAAAGGCTATGATATTGGGAAATCAAAAATCGAAGAAGATCTTGTAGAAACAGCCGGATTGATAATGGAAAAAGCCGCTAAGCGCAAAATCAAGTTCTATCTTCCGATTGATGCCGTAGTTGCAAGACGCCTTGACCCAGAAGCTCAAACAAAGATAGTTCCTTTGCAGGAGATCCCTGAAAACTGGATGATTATGGATATAGGCCCTGCCAGCTCTTTGCTCTTTTCCGAAGTTCTTCATAACGCAAAAACAGTAATTTGGAACGGCCCCATGGGTGTGTTTGAAATCGACTCTTTCAGCAGAGGCACAATTGCCATGGTCCACAATGTAGCTAACTGCTACGCCCTCACTGTTGTGGGCGGAGGCGATACAGATGTCGCTATCCATAAAGAAGGCGCTACTGATATGATAACATATATTTCAACAGGTGGGGGGGCATTTCTCACCATGTTAGAGGGAAAGACATTGCCTGCAATAGCCGCCCTGGAAAATGCTGAAAAAACATACAAGTAATAATTGCAGAAACTGTTCAAGTAGCCGCCAAGACACTAAGAATAGATATGATTGATAAATTTTAAGATAATTATATTATAATCTTAGGGTCTTAGTGGCTGAATAGTTACTGATTGCAAAGGTAAACATTCTAACTCTAATGGCCCTAAAATCTCTTTCCGGTAAACATATTGTTTTAATACTTATAATTTTATTATCCCTTGCATTGCCGGGTTATTTCTACAGAATGCAATTATGGGAAGGTGTTGCGCAGTGCTATAATCTTTTTATTGACAGAGAAAAGGCCAAAACATTCATCACATCATTCGGCATGGCAGCGCCTGTGGTTTTTATGATAATTCAGGCCCTTCAGGTTCTCTTTGCTCCTCTCCCGGGCGAAGCTACAGGCTTTATCGGAGGCTATCTGTTCGGAGCAACCAAAGGTTTCTTGTATTCCAGTTTGGCTTTGACTGTGGGATCGTTGATCAACTTTGTTGTCGGCCGCTTTCTCGGAAAACATTATATCAGGAAGCTTATCCCAAGCGCTTATTTAAAAAGATTCGATACTGTTTTTAAACATCAGGGAATTTTTGTTTCTTTTCTTTTATTTGTTCTTCCAGGCTTTCCAAAAGACTATTTTTGTTTTTTCCTTGGTTTAAGTTCTATCCCTGCCAGGATTTTCATTATTATTGCCTGCATAGGACGCATGCCTGGAACATTTATGCTAAGCCTTCAGGGATCATCAATTTACGAGCAGAATTACAAGCTGTCCGCCCTTGTCCTTGGCTTAAGCGTTGTTATTACCCTCTTTGCATACAGGCACAGAAAAACTCTTTATCAGTGGATGGAAAAGTTTAACAATAAATAATCGGCTGTTGACGGTTGAAATAGATAATGATAATTATATATGTTAGAGGTTTCTGCAACTTATTGAAACTCCTGTGACTTTAGTCGAATCATCGAGTTGTAAGGGGCATTGAACTACTCGACCAATTTGTGAGCAAAGCAAACTAAGCACGATAATGGTTGCCAACGATAAATATACAATGGAGTTTGAAGGTTGATTAGCACAGTGGGGAAAAAAATTGCATGCTGGAGCGTAAGGGAGGAACTTAGCCAGGCAAACAAATTAAGGCGCTCATATTACGAGCTTTTGAGAGATGAGCTTGATCAATTCATGATCCAGTATGCTCTAATAGATTCCTATACAAATTTTACCAACAAAAAACTCCCTTATCCCTTTGTTGAAAAACGGGAGCTCAAACCACGCGCTCGCATCCCGGCCGTTGAATACGAAGGCCAGAATACCTTTCTTATAATCTTTATTGAGGATGCAATACCTGCAAGCCACAAGAAATATATTAGATTCCTTGACGTTAACAAAACTACAAAGGCTAATTTACTTCTCTCCAAGACCCTTCCTCTTTCAGAAAAGTTTGACCGGAATCAAAAACACTTTGAGTCTGTCCATTTTTTTAATTTTTTAAGGGTTCTTCTTCCGGTTGATTATGCCCTTCTTATCCAAAGGAATATGGCTAGAAAGGCCAGAGACCGGTATGATCTTTCCCACTTTCATGTTAAAATAGACTGGCCTATTGCTGAAGCAGCAGAAGATCTTGCACAAAATCTTCGATATATATCAAAGGACCTGTATGAAAAAGGGGATAAATACGCTGAAGATATACAGAAAAAATTTTTCGAACATTACGGGCTCCCTGTAATGTCCGGAGGAAGAAGAACGGCAGCTATTGTAGCATCCCAGTATTTGAAAAAGCTCCCATGTATTTCAACCGTGTACGCAGGAAGCAGTGAATCAAGAGCTCTTATACGCATTTCTGAAAGGGGAACATCTAAATCGGTTCTAATGAAGCTCACAGAGGAGGAAATGAAACAGATAGCAGCAGATAATAATCTTGCGCTGCAGACTTTCAAGAAGAATTATATGATTTTCCGAAACAGAAAAGATGGCGTATTTATTTTCCAGGCCACCTATTCATTTACAGATCATGCCAAACCGCCTGATGACGGCAAACTGAGAGAACTTGTCCCTGATTTTTATATGCTGACGGTCGGAGGACAGCATATACTTCCAAAACCCAGTGTGTGGAAGTATCCTCCGCTATCGTTAAATATTATCTATTCATAAGTAACTCTACAACGGCACTTGTTGTTTCGACCAAAGGGAGAAATTTTTAACTATTTGTTTTATAACAAGATTTCTCGTAGCCTCGCTCCTCGAAATGACATCTGAAATAGCAAGTGACAGGGTTAATCTATATCCTTCATCATTGCTATTTCATCGCAATCCGGGAACTTGATGCACAGCAGGCAGTCCCCCCAGATTTTAAGCGGAAGTTTTGATCTGTCTATTTCCACAAAACCGTATCTCTTAAAAAATTCAGGCTGGTAGGTAAGAGTAAACACCTTTTTCATATTATATGATTTTGCCTCGGAAAGGGCTGCTTCAGTAAGCATTGAGCCGATATTTTTACCGGTGTGTTCAGGCTGAACTGCTAATGATCGTATTTCCGCCAAGTCCTCCCAGCAAAATTGCAAAGCACAGCAACCCATAACTTTTTTCCCCTTATCATCCACGCATACCGAAAAATCTCTGAGATGATCATAAAGTTCAGTTAAAGGCCGGGGAATAAGTTCTCCTTTTCTTCCATATTCATTAAGAAGCCGGTGGATAGCTTTTATATCATTTATTTTCGCTTTTCGAATCATAATAATTTACATATCATCATTGCCGATCAAATCAAGCAGAAAAGTCGCGGGCTCAAAAAGTCTCAAAATATCCGATATTGACTTCTGATAAAATGTTATATATAAAAAATTTTCGTAAAAGCAAAAAAAATGCTGTGAGTTATTTAACTTTTTTATTAAGTATATAAAATATGCAAAATTATTATCATACATTTCATATTCCTGTTATGGGCACAGGACACTCGGTGGACACCCCTATCCGTGTTGCCCCGCTTGGCATTACCTCTGTAATTTCTCTTGTAGATGATATTTTACTTGAAAAAATCAGAAAATATTACTGCAACATGTATTCAATGCAGTATCACAGGATTCTTAAGAATGCAAAGGATGGCAGAGCAAAACGGATTACAGCCTATCTTGAAACAGTCGGCAAGATAGTTCAGATTAAAATGGAGAATATAAAAAAACAGCCTTTTTTTAAAAAAAACGATAAAACAAAATACTTTGAGCTTCTGCCTGATAAATCCCGGCTAAAAACCGAATATAACAAACTTCTAAAAATGAAGGAAGGACTTAAAAAAGATTTTTTGGCAAAAGATTTGACAAATAGAATGCTGCCGGGCTCTATCGACGTCAACATTATGGTAAAACTTGACAGGGCTTATTATGATAACATCCTGACCATTATTGATGAATTCAGCGATGCCAAAGCAGCGCTTAGAGGATATGCCAACAGCAGCCTTGAGTCAGCCATTGTGTTTTCTGCAGGCATCAATCAAAGACTGTTCGACTATATAACCTGTTTCAAAGACTTTTACAGGGATAAAACAGGAAAAATCAAAAAAAAGATAATTCTAAAGGTCAGCGACTTCCGCTCAGCCCTTATACAGGGCAAGTTTTTGGCAAAAAAAGGGTTGGAAGTATATGAATTCCGAATTGAATCAGGTCTTAATTGCGGAGGCCATGCTTTTGCTTCAAACGGAATTTTACTTCCCGATCTTTTAAAGGAATTCAAAGAAAAACGCGATGACCTTATGGCAAAATTTCAGCCTCTAATAAACAAATATTACAAAAAAATGGAGTGGGAATATCCTGAAAAGGCTTTAAGCGCCAGGCCACTTATTACCGTGCAGGGCGGAATCGGCACTCACGGAGAAAACCTCAGGCTAAGAAAATATTTTGGGATGGATCTTACAGGCTGGGCCAGCCCTTTTTTGCTGGTTCCTGAAGCCACATGCGTGGATACCTCTACCCAGGAACTTCTAAAACATGCCGGTGAAAAGGACCTCTACCTGAGCGACGTCTCACCCATTGGAATCCCCTTTAATAATATACGCAAAAGCGGGTCTGAAATCTACACAAATAAAATGATCGCAAAGGGCACACCAGGCTCCATGTGCACCAAGGGTTTTCTTGTATCCAATATCGAGTTTACTCAAAAGCCTATTTGCCTTGCCTCCAGACAATATCAAAAAATAAAGCTGGAAGAGATAAGAAATATGGATATTTCCGACAAGGAAAAGGAAGAGCTAAGCCGGAAAGTTGTTGAAAAAACATGTCTCTGCGATCATCTGGGGAATGGAGCACTTATTGCTTTAGGAATAGCCGGTGAAAAAAATGCGCCTCAGTCAATATGTCCGGGGCCCAATATAGCATGGTACAACAGGTTATACTCGCTTAATGAGATGGTAGACCATATTTACGGAAGAGGCCCATCACTGGTTCCGTCAAAGCGCCCTCACATGTTTGCCGCTGAAATAGTAATGTATGTGGATTATTTTAAAAAACTGATAGACAACAGCACATGCACCCATATTGAAATAAAAGAGATTCTTAGTTTTAAAAGCAATCTTGAAAAGGGAATGGATATCTGCCTTGATATCGCTAAAATGAAACCATATCACGGAGAAAACCTGGCTTCGATTCCTCCATGCGTCGAAGAACAAAGGAAACGGTTGAGAGACATCTATGCCTCTTTTAAAGAAAATAAAACAATAACGATTACGTAAAAGCATAAGGATAATATACCCGCAATGACGGCCTTATAAAATGAAGATAGCCTTTGCTCATTATCATCTTAAAACCGGCGGGGTAACAACTGTATTAAGGCAACAGATTGAAGCTGTAAAAAACGACTGTGATGTTCTTGTTCTCACGGGAGAACCTCCTGATTCCCCCTTCCCTGCCGATATAAAACATATCCCCGGGCTTGCTTATTACAGCGGGTCATCCCAAAAAACATTTAATCCAAAAAAGGTCGCGGAATCAATAAGCGAGGCAATCCATTCAAAATGGAAAGAAGGATGTGATATTCTGCATATTCATAATCCCTTGCTTGCCAAAAATAAAACTTTTTTAAAAATTTTACATGAGCTGCAAAAAAGAGGGATCAGGCTTTTTTTGCAGATCCATGATTTTGCGGAAGACGGCCGTCCATTATCATACTTTGATGAGGATGAGTATGTGCCCGACTGCCATTACGGGGTAATAAATTCCCGCGATTACGATATCCTGCTTAAGGCAGGTTTGAAAAAGAAAGGTCTGCATAAGATCTTCAACACAATAAAACCTTTCGAGTTTAAAAAAAAAGCTGCAAAAACAGAAAACTTTGTTCTATATCCGATTCGCGCCATCAGAAGGAAAAATATCGGCGAAGCGATTCTTTTATCCTTGTTTTTCGAAAATCATGAGGCTCTTTTCATAACTCAACCGCCAAACAGCCGGATTGATATTATAAGTCATAATGGATGGAAAAGATTTGCGGAAGAAAACAGCCTCGATATACTGTTTGAGGCTGGATTAAAATATGACTTTAAACAGCTTGTGCTTTCTGCAAGATTTCTTATTACAACAAGCATAACAGAAGGGTTCGGTTTTTTATTTCTTGAACCATGGACAGCCCAAAAAACACTTTGCGGAAGAAAGCTTCCGGATATATGTTATGATTTTGAACAAAACGGGATTAATCTCGATCATCTTTATACAAAACTCCTTGTTCCTCTAAAATGGCTTAACAAAAAAGACCTTTACGAAATATGGAGAGCATCTGTTTTAAGGGCCTGCTCCTTGTTTAATTACAAAATTGACAACAAAAATATTGAAAAGGGTTTCTCTGCAATAACAAAAAATAATAATATTGATTTTGGGTTACTGGACGAATCATTTCAAAAGCAGATAATCTCCTGTGTGCTCTCGGATAAAAAGAATGCAAACAGGCTGCGCTCCCTTAATCCGTATCTTTCACATATCGAAGAAATAAAAGATCAAGAAAACTTGATACAAAATAATATGAAAGCTGTGCTCAGTAATTATAATAATACAATATATAAGAAAACGCTTTTTGAGATTTACTCAAATGTATGCAAAAATCCTGTTACACATAGGATAGATAAAAAGATTCTCCTTTCAGAATTTTTGAATCTGCAAAATTTCAGCCTTCTTAAATGGGGCGATTATGTTCAATAACGAGCTTATATCACAATATATAACCCCACTTTCTCCTGTTCCAACCACACTTTGCCGGAGCGGAAACTTAAAAAAAAAGATCAAATGCATGATTTTTGATATTTACGGCACACTATTTATCAGCGGATCCGGCGACATCGGCATCGCAAAGAAAAAGTCCCCGAAAGCATACATGAAAACATACGAGCTTAAACAATTGCTGATTGAATTCAAAATAAGAAAAACCCCTGAAGCTGTTTTGAATGATCTTTTCTCAGCTATTGAAAAAAAACACGACAAACTGAAAAAACAGGGAATTGACTTCCCGGAAGTCGAGATAGACCGCATATGGATGAGCATTCTAAAAAATAATGACCCGGTCACAGTCAGAAAATTTGCGGCTATATTTGAAATAATCGTAAATCCTGTATATCCGATGCCGAATCTTAGAGAGATGCTTTCCGCATGCAAAAAATCACAAGTACTGCTCGGTATTATTTCTAATGCTCAGTTCTATACACCCTTTCTATTCAAGTGGCTCCTGGATTCAAACTTGGAAAAACTCGGATTTCATCCTGATCTAACCCTGTTTTCATATAAATCAGGGCACGCAAAACCATCGCCATTTATGTTTCAATCAGCGCTTGAAAGGCTTAAACGCTTAAATGTTCCCGCCGACTCAGCCCTTTACATAGGCAATGATATGCTAAACGACATTTACCCTGCAAAAAAAACAGGATTTAACACAGCCCTTTTTGCAGGAGATACAAGATCTTTAAGGCTCAGAAAAGATGTTGGGGAATGTAAAACCTTATCTCCAGATCTTGTAATAACCGATCTGATCCAACTACTCGACTATATATAAAATACTGTTCAATCTTGCAACAGAGCGCTGACAGCCTTTTTTACATCTTTGAGGACTGTTGGATGTTTTTCCATATCTCCTGGATTCTCTATCCGCCTGTATGTAAGACTTCCATAATAGTCGGCTCCAACAGCATCAAAAAAATATTTTGCGGTCAGGTGTACTCCGTCAAACAGATTTTCCCCCTTTGAAGCTCCAAGTGCGAGCAAAAATCCGCGCCTGGATTTTGTGTCCAGATCATTCAGTTTCAGCAAATATTTTCTTGCCCAAAACACCTGGCATCTGTCGATGAGCGCCTTAAGCTGAGCAGTGGTATGATAAAAAAATATCGGGGTAGCAGCTACAATAACGTCCGCTTTACGCAGCAGCGGATATATTTCATTCTTCATGTCGTCATCAATAGGACAAAATCCCTTTTTTGAACACACATTATATTCTCTGCAAGGTATAATGTTTTTTTTGTCAACTTCAATAACATGTGTCTGAGCGCCAAGTTTTTTTGCTTCGCGCATAAACAAAGACAGCAGAAAGGCTGTGTTCCCTTTTTCCCGTGGGCTTCCCTGTAAACCGAGTACCATCATAATATAAAAATCCTTGCTTTAAGAGTATATTTTGAATAAAAAAGAAATAATTTCATATAATATATTGATAAATTCGTAAAAAGTCAAAAAACCACTTTTTACGAAACCTAACACTTAACACCTCAATGTCATTAACATAGGCGATTTTATTATTAATCACCACGAAGACCATGAAGAATTTTTCTTTATCTTCACGTCCTTCGTATCCTTCGTGGTAAAAAAATATTAAGGATAAACAATTAAAATGGCAACTGAAAGAGATATTGTGCTTATATATTCGGAAGGCACACCGCTTACCTTTGCAAGAATAGAGGAAATATTACCGGATATAAGACCAAACTGGTATCATGTAAACCTTCTTATTCTCCAGATACCCCTTCAGCCTGTCACATGGATTTTAAGAGATTCATATATTAATGGTGAAGAATTTACAATGGATGGAAGAAAAGTACGTTTGGAGCTGATAGAATGCCCGGAAATTGCTGAAAAACCTGATGTGCATGAAGAAAAATCCAAAGGCTCAAAAAAGGGGAAGTTAATATTACTGAAAAATCGAAACAAGGTATGAATAAAATAGTGATTTCCGCTTCCCGCAGAACAGACATTCCAGCCTTCTACATGCGCTGGTTTATGGATCAGATCCAACACAAATTCTTTAAAATTATAAATCCATACAACAAGCATGTATCAGTAGTTCCTGCAACACCAGACATGGTTCACACCATTGTGTTCTGGTCAAAAAACTTTGGGCCCTTTATAAAGGGCAAATTCGGTGAAAAGCTTATAGAAATGGGATTTAATCTATTTTTTAATTTTACGATTAATTCAGATTCGCCCATGCTTGAGCCTAATGTGCCCCCTTTAAAGGAACGCTTAAAGCAGCTTGAATATCTCTGCGGTAATTTTGGCTCAAGATGTATAAGCTGGAGGTTTGATCCAATATGTTTTTACAAGACAAACAATGGGGGCATAAAAGACAATCTGCATGATTTGCTTAAAATTGCACGCAGGGCTTCCAAATACGGTATCAGAAGATGTATTACCAGTTTTATGGATGATTACCGTAAAATTCGCAAAAGAACCGCATTAATTCCAGGTTTTTCATTTATAGAT from Anaerolineae bacterium includes these protein-coding regions:
- a CDS encoding NAD(P)H-dependent glycerol-3-phosphate dehydrogenase — encoded protein: MNNIDVNSTKIGVVGSGSWGTALADLLGRKGFNIDLWVFEAEVIKQIKELKENRLFLPGISLSSNICPSNNLSRVVSGKDLVVIVVPSHFMRETSHKIAEYVSKDTIIVSASKGIENKTHLTMSGVLKETLPKIPEKHIAALSGPSFAREVASNVPTLVAVASKDKKIASFVQHVFATALFRVYTNNDIIGVELGGSVKNVIAIASGMIDGLGFGLNTRAALITRGLTEIRRLGLKLGANPRTFTGLAGVGDLILTCTGTLSRNYTVGKQLGQGKKLQDILSEMRMVAEGIKTAKSVYNLSRKIGVEMPISHEIYHILYDDASPKGALDRLMARDLKHEFDEL
- a CDS encoding HAD family hydrolase; the encoded protein is MFNNELISQYITPLSPVPTTLCRSGNLKKKIKCMIFDIYGTLFISGSGDIGIAKKKSPKAYMKTYELKQLLIEFKIRKTPEAVLNDLFSAIEKKHDKLKKQGIDFPEVEIDRIWMSILKNNDPVTVRKFAAIFEIIVNPVYPMPNLREMLSACKKSQVLLGIISNAQFYTPFLFKWLLDSNLEKLGFHPDLTLFSYKSGHAKPSPFMFQSALERLKRLNVPADSALYIGNDMLNDIYPAKKTGFNTALFAGDTRSLRLRKDVGECKTLSPDLVITDLIQLLDYI
- a CDS encoding phosphoglycerate kinase, coding for MKSIKEIDIINKRVFIRVDFNVPIDSQQNIMDDTRIRAVLPTLRYALDNQAKLIIASHMGRPKGKKSHELSLKPIAKRLGRLLEKDVKMANDCIGPDVKSLISAMKAGDIVLLENLRFHQEEQENNDEFAKELASLCDVYVNNAFAVSHRVNASVVAITKYAPVSVAGFLLQKEIGYFSKIMASPQRPLVAIIGGAKVSDKLMALDNMLEHVDKFIIGGAMANTFLKSKGYDIGKSKIEEDLVETAGLIMEKAAKRKIKFYLPIDAVVARRLDPEAQTKIVPLQEIPENWMIMDIGPASSLLFSEVLHNAKTVIWNGPMGVFEIDSFSRGTIAMVHNVANCYALTVVGGGDTDVAIHKEGATDMITYISTGGGAFLTMLEGKTLPAIAALENAEKTYK
- a CDS encoding DUF1848 family protein → MNKIVISASRRTDIPAFYMRWFMDQIQHKFFKIINPYNKHVSVVPATPDMVHTIVFWSKNFGPFIKGKFGEKLIEMGFNLFFNFTINSDSPMLEPNVPPLKERLKQLEYLCGNFGSRCISWRFDPICFYKTNNGGIKDNLHDLLKIARRASKYGIRRCITSFMDDYRKIRKRTALIPGFSFIDPPIDKKKNVIIRMEEELTAEKIEVYACCEKDLIDILPTTSGIKKSSCIPNDLLIGIYGGTLSLKKDTGQRIKNGCGCMTSVDIGSYDLHPCYHNCLFCYANPCSIS
- a CDS encoding flavodoxin family protein encodes the protein MMVLGLQGSPREKGNTAFLLSLFMREAKKLGAQTHVIEVDKKNIIPCREYNVCSKKGFCPIDDDMKNEIYPLLRKADVIVAATPIFFYHTTAQLKALIDRCQVFWARKYLLKLNDLDTKSRRGFLLALGASKGENLFDGVHLTAKYFFDAVGADYYGSLTYRRIENPGDMEKHPTVLKDVKKAVSALLQD
- a CDS encoding N-acetyltransferase, with the translated sequence MIRKAKINDIKAIHRLLNEYGRKGELIPRPLTELYDHLRDFSVCVDDKGKKVMGCCALQFCWEDLAEIRSLAVQPEHTGKNIGSMLTEAALSEAKSYNMKKVFTLTYQPEFFKRYGFVEIDRSKLPLKIWGDCLLCIKFPDCDEIAMMKDID
- a CDS encoding VTT domain-containing protein, whose product is MALKSLSGKHIVLILIILLSLALPGYFYRMQLWEGVAQCYNLFIDREKAKTFITSFGMAAPVVFMIIQALQVLFAPLPGEATGFIGGYLFGATKGFLYSSLALTVGSLINFVVGRFLGKHYIRKLIPSAYLKRFDTVFKHQGIFVSFLLFVLPGFPKDYFCFFLGLSSIPARIFIIIACIGRMPGTFMLSLQGSSIYEQNYKLSALVLGLSVVITLFAYRHRKTLYQWMEKFNNK
- the radC gene encoding DNA repair protein RadC; the protein is MPTTDSHKGTGHRQRLRDKFLASGLSGFHDYEVIELLLTLATPQKDCKETAKAALKRFKTLQKVLEASTAELCMIDGIGPKNLIGLKLIKAVADRYLKKKLIEKKPLNNSKELFEYLYHSMKGKSRENFKVIFLDAKNNVVAIETLFQGTLTASSVYPREVVQAALNQHAAALIFAHNHPSGDPEPSAEDISITKQLVFACKTMGITVHEHLVIGNNNYFSFADQGHIAGMNREFEKINKGK